A window from Shimia isoporae encodes these proteins:
- a CDS encoding ABC transporter permease: MSDQTAQSATQSRFAKAWDSDFMYNFRHTPVAVVSFFVVLLLILGAIFAPLIAPYDPFDPSSLDLMNGYTAPMAPNDFTGDVFWLGTDDQGRDVFSTILFGMRISLFVGFAAVAFAMVLGITLGLIAGYVGGWTETIIMRAADVQLTFPAILVAMLIFGIAKGITPIEHQDTMAIWVLIVAIGLSDWVQFARVVRGATLVEKDKEYVQAARMIGRGKGIIMLRHILPNVLSPVLVIATISLALAIIAEATLSFLGVGAPPTQPSLGTLIRIGQDFLFSGEWWIILFPSITLLALALSVNLLGDWLRDALNPRLQK; this comes from the coding sequence ATGTCTGATCAAACCGCTCAATCTGCGACCCAGTCGCGTTTCGCCAAGGCATGGGACAGCGACTTCATGTACAACTTCCGCCATACGCCGGTGGCAGTTGTGTCCTTCTTTGTCGTTCTGTTGCTGATCCTTGGCGCAATCTTTGCTCCGCTGATCGCGCCCTATGATCCGTTTGATCCTTCCTCTCTGGATTTGATGAACGGCTACACGGCTCCGATGGCTCCCAACGACTTTACGGGCGACGTATTCTGGCTCGGAACTGATGATCAGGGGCGTGACGTGTTTTCGACCATTTTGTTCGGCATGCGCATCTCGCTTTTTGTCGGTTTTGCTGCGGTAGCATTTGCAATGGTTCTGGGCATAACCCTTGGCCTGATCGCAGGCTACGTAGGCGGTTGGACCGAGACCATCATCATGCGCGCGGCTGATGTCCAACTGACTTTCCCCGCCATTCTCGTCGCGATGCTGATATTTGGTATCGCCAAAGGGATCACGCCGATCGAGCATCAGGATACAATGGCGATCTGGGTTCTTATTGTGGCGATCGGGCTTTCTGACTGGGTGCAGTTCGCGCGCGTCGTACGCGGTGCGACCCTCGTGGAAAAAGACAAAGAGTATGTGCAAGCAGCCCGCATGATTGGTCGCGGAAAAGGCATCATCATGCTGCGTCACATTCTGCCGAACGTGCTCTCTCCGGTATTGGTTATTGCAACGATCTCTCTTGCGCTTGCCATCATCGCCGAAGCAACACTTTCGTTCCTCGGCGTAGGTGCACCGCCGACCCAGCCGTCATTGGGTACGCTGATCCGGATCGGGCAGGACTTCCTGTTCTCCGGTGAATGGTGGATCATCCTGTTCCCGTCGATCACCCTGCTGGCGCTGGCTTTGTCGGTGAACCTGCTGGGCGACTGGCTGCGTGACGCATTGAATCCGAGGTTGCAGAAATGA
- a CDS encoding ABC transporter ATP-binding protein yields MTLLTIEDLSVHFPTRHKVFVAVNDADLTVEPGEIHGLVGESGAGKSTIGAAVMGLLERPGHIAGGTVSFKGEKISGRDANGMRALRGAKISMIFQDPLTSLNPLLTVGQQLIETIQFHLKLSDGDSRKRAIELLDRVGIPHPEERVDMYPHQFSGGMRQRVVIALALCSEPDVIIADEPTTALDVSIQAQILDLIKELARERQTGVILITHDMGVIADTTDKVTVMYQGEVVESGTTEQVMGDPQHEYTKSLIAAVPRPTLKVHRFPQLSYGGRQIEFHIDDLARNWHKPEPSKSGTLLKVDKLSKTFLQRGHVLPSRRKYFTAVNEVSFDIKDGEVFGIVGESGSGKSTVARMIATLYETNGGKITFDETDVTALHSHKDLEGYRRQIQMIFQDPYSSLNPRMRVDEIIAEPVKHHKLLEGASIQHRVDELLERVGLGSEAGRKYPHEFSGGQRQRISIARALATQPRFLICDEPTSALDVSIQAQILNILKDLQEHLGLTMLFISHDLPVVRQMCDRVGVMRQGQMVEVAETEELFANPQTDYTRELLSLMPKLEGLSTDGLKDEIV; encoded by the coding sequence ATGACCCTTCTTACGATTGAAGACCTGTCCGTCCATTTCCCGACCCGTCACAAGGTTTTTGTGGCCGTCAACGATGCGGACCTGACAGTTGAGCCGGGTGAGATCCATGGTCTCGTGGGAGAATCCGGTGCCGGTAAGTCGACCATTGGCGCGGCGGTGATGGGGTTGCTTGAGCGGCCCGGTCATATCGCGGGCGGCACGGTGTCGTTCAAAGGTGAAAAAATCAGCGGGCGCGATGCCAATGGCATGCGTGCGCTTCGCGGGGCGAAGATTTCTATGATCTTCCAAGACCCGCTGACGTCGTTGAACCCCTTGCTGACCGTTGGCCAGCAGTTGATCGAGACCATCCAGTTCCACCTGAAACTGTCTGACGGCGACAGCCGCAAGCGGGCGATTGAGTTGCTGGATCGTGTCGGCATTCCGCATCCTGAGGAGCGTGTGGACATGTATCCGCATCAGTTCTCCGGCGGTATGCGGCAGCGGGTGGTGATTGCTCTTGCACTTTGTTCTGAGCCAGACGTGATCATTGCGGATGAGCCGACAACGGCACTCGACGTGTCAATTCAGGCGCAGATTCTGGACCTGATCAAGGAGCTAGCGCGCGAGCGGCAGACCGGTGTGATCCTTATCACGCACGATATGGGTGTGATTGCCGACACCACCGACAAGGTGACGGTGATGTATCAAGGTGAGGTTGTGGAAAGCGGCACGACCGAACAGGTCATGGGCGATCCGCAGCACGAATACACCAAGTCGCTGATTGCGGCGGTGCCGCGTCCGACGCTGAAGGTGCATCGTTTCCCGCAGCTGAGCTATGGCGGACGTCAGATCGAGTTCCACATCGACGATCTCGCGCGCAACTGGCACAAGCCGGAGCCGTCGAAATCGGGCACGCTGCTGAAGGTCGACAAGCTGTCGAAGACGTTCTTGCAGAGGGGGCATGTGTTGCCCTCGCGGCGCAAATACTTCACGGCCGTCAACGAAGTCAGCTTTGATATCAAGGACGGAGAAGTCTTTGGCATCGTTGGGGAAAGTGGCTCGGGTAAGTCCACTGTGGCGCGGATGATCGCGACGCTTTACGAGACCAACGGCGGCAAGATCACCTTTGACGAAACCGATGTGACAGCGTTGCACTCGCACAAAGATCTGGAAGGCTACCGCCGCCAGATCCAGATGATCTTTCAGGATCCCTATTCGAGCCTGAACCCACGTATGCGGGTGGACGAGATCATTGCGGAGCCGGTGAAACATCACAAGCTTCTTGAAGGCGCCTCGATTCAGCATCGCGTCGACGAACTGCTTGAACGCGTGGGGCTTGGCTCCGAAGCTGGTCGCAAGTACCCGCACGAGTTTTCCGGTGGGCAACGTCAACGTATCTCGATTGCAAGGGCCCTCGCGACCCAGCCACGCTTCCTGATATGTGATGAACCCACCTCGGCGCTGGATGTGTCTATCCAGGCGCAGATCCTCAATATCCTAAAGGACTTGCAGGAGCACCTCGGCTTGACGATGTTGTTTATCAGTCATGACCTGCCGGTAGTGCGCCAAATGTGTGATCGCGTCGGTGTAATGCGTCAGGGGCAAATGGTGGAAGTGGCAGAAACGGAAGAGCTTTTTGCCAATCCGCAGACTGACTACACTCGTGAATTGCTGAGTTTGATGCCCAAGCTTGAAGGACTTTCGACGGACGGTCTCAAAGACGAAATCGTGTAA
- a CDS encoding N-acyl homoserine lactonase family protein yields MSDSWKVYAIKYADRNTRTRADSFIFDDHPAAQHGMDYFVWLLTNGDRHILVDTGYDSTEANRRDRPILRDPSKALEVMDVDAAKIDTVIITHLHYDHAGGLDRYPNAIFHIQEAEMSFATGPCMCHDTLRMPFTADHVCDMVKHVYSGRVVFHNGPGQVAPGVRVHCVGGHSRGLQVVDVDTEYGPLCLASDAAHYYENYLLRKPFPIVENVESMIKGYDTLFRLGGTQGRIIPGHDPLVTKHYPSIGQSGFVWRLDTGPDKPF; encoded by the coding sequence ATGTCGGATTCTTGGAAGGTTTACGCGATTAAGTATGCGGATCGTAACACCCGAACACGCGCGGACAGTTTTATCTTTGATGACCACCCAGCAGCCCAACATGGCATGGACTACTTTGTCTGGCTCCTGACAAACGGTGACCGGCACATACTTGTTGATACTGGCTACGACAGCACCGAAGCCAACCGCCGCGACCGTCCGATTCTAAGAGATCCATCCAAGGCACTGGAAGTCATGGATGTAGACGCGGCCAAGATCGACACAGTTATCATCACTCATCTACATTATGACCACGCTGGCGGATTGGACCGCTATCCTAATGCAATTTTTCACATTCAGGAGGCGGAGATGTCGTTCGCGACCGGTCCATGTATGTGCCACGACACGCTTCGCATGCCATTTACCGCAGATCATGTCTGCGACATGGTCAAACACGTCTACTCTGGTCGCGTGGTCTTTCACAATGGTCCCGGTCAGGTTGCGCCAGGTGTTCGTGTGCACTGTGTGGGCGGTCACTCACGTGGTCTCCAAGTAGTAGACGTCGACACAGAGTATGGTCCCCTCTGTCTAGCCTCCGACGCCGCACACTATTACGAGAATTACCTACTCAGAAAGCCGTTTCCAATCGTCGAGAACGTGGAAAGTATGATCAAGGGCTATGACACCCTTTTTCGCTTAGGCGGAACGCAAGGCAGGATCATTCCGGGGCATGATCCATTAGTGACGAAACACTACCCGAGTATAGGGCAATCAGGGTTTGTTTGGCGCTTGGACACAGGTCCAGACAAACCTTTTTAG
- a CDS encoding GntR family transcriptional regulator, whose protein sequence is MYTLKYALAVRRCGSLWGTSKKMSEKTTRVGDAYTRLKEDIRSNLMPPGYQAPEPEIAERLGMSRTPVREALIRLEAEGLVELIPRRGARVLPIKAEDMKEIYQILTALEPDAAANLAARNPSEEELAPLRQATDEMAEALEAGDLDSWAAADDRFHITLLELHGNKRMQAFVSALFDQAHRARIVTLRLREAPVRSTKEHREILDRLAAGDVEGTRSVFRQHRERAAGELLKLLENYRLPQL, encoded by the coding sequence ATGTATACATTAAAGTATGCGCTGGCGGTGCGTCGCTGCGGAAGCCTTTGGGGTACGTCTAAAAAGATGTCTGAGAAAACAACACGTGTTGGTGACGCATATACGCGGCTGAAGGAGGATATTCGCTCAAACCTGATGCCGCCAGGATACCAGGCGCCAGAACCAGAGATTGCGGAACGTCTTGGAATGAGCCGGACGCCAGTACGTGAGGCGTTAATCCGGCTGGAGGCTGAAGGTCTGGTGGAATTGATCCCACGCCGAGGCGCAAGGGTTTTGCCGATCAAAGCTGAAGACATGAAGGAAATTTATCAGATATTGACCGCTCTTGAGCCGGACGCCGCTGCGAATCTCGCCGCTCGAAATCCGAGTGAGGAGGAGCTTGCGCCACTACGCCAAGCGACGGATGAAATGGCAGAAGCGCTGGAAGCGGGTGACCTTGATAGTTGGGCTGCCGCTGACGACCGTTTCCACATCACGTTGCTAGAGCTTCATGGCAACAAACGCATGCAAGCTTTTGTAAGCGCGTTGTTTGACCAAGCACACCGGGCACGGATCGTGACTCTTCGGTTACGTGAGGCGCCCGTCAGGTCAACGAAAGAACATCGGGAAATCTTAGATCGTTTGGCCGCTGGCGACGTCGAAGGCACACGTAGCGTGTTCCGGCAACACCGGGAGCGGGCTGCGGGAGAACTTTTGAAACTATTGGAAAACTACCGGCTGCCACAACTGTAG
- a CDS encoding isocitrate/isopropylmalate dehydrogenase family protein, protein MTHPLRVALIRGDGIGIDVANAAIAVVDASLARVGAPALEYDDIDAGAGYFAETGLDIEPGGEERAGEADAIFLGAIGLPAIRHEDGTEISPHLRLRDRFQLYAGVRPVKAYPNAPQRLADPRAANLDMVILRESTEGLFYSAAVHGRFVASGDEEVRETLRISRATTEKLHRFAFKLAERRKARGKSARLTCVDKANVFASMAFFRKIFDETKAEYPEIAVGYNYVDAMALDLVRKPWEFDVMVMENMFGDILSDLAGGLVGGMGMAACGEIGDHTGLFQPAHGSAPDIMGQDKANPLAAILSGAMMLDYLSDKSGDKKLEAAAELIERAVDAGFGENALRPMEFGGDMGTEAVTAELLRRVEAG, encoded by the coding sequence ATGACTCACCCCCTGCGAGTCGCCCTTATCAGAGGCGATGGAATCGGAATTGATGTGGCAAATGCAGCGATTGCGGTTGTGGACGCGTCACTGGCGCGTGTAGGTGCGCCGGCTTTGGAATATGACGACATCGATGCTGGTGCCGGCTATTTCGCAGAGACAGGTCTCGACATCGAGCCAGGTGGTGAGGAGCGTGCAGGCGAAGCTGATGCGATTTTTCTTGGGGCCATAGGCCTCCCAGCCATACGGCACGAAGATGGCACTGAGATTTCACCCCATCTCCGGCTTCGGGACCGTTTTCAGCTATACGCAGGCGTACGCCCGGTTAAAGCCTATCCAAATGCGCCGCAAAGGCTCGCGGACCCACGTGCCGCAAATCTAGATATGGTCATTTTGCGGGAAAGTACCGAAGGGCTCTTTTATTCCGCTGCCGTTCACGGCCGGTTTGTGGCCAGTGGAGATGAGGAGGTGCGGGAGACCCTGCGGATTTCGCGAGCCACCACGGAAAAGCTGCATAGATTTGCATTCAAGCTGGCGGAGCGCCGAAAGGCGAGGGGTAAATCAGCGCGGTTGACTTGCGTTGACAAAGCTAACGTTTTTGCCTCGATGGCGTTCTTTCGCAAAATTTTCGATGAGACCAAGGCCGAGTACCCGGAGATCGCGGTTGGTTACAATTACGTGGACGCCATGGCGCTCGATCTGGTTCGGAAACCGTGGGAGTTCGACGTCATGGTCATGGAAAATATGTTTGGTGACATCCTAAGTGACCTGGCCGGCGGGCTGGTCGGCGGAATGGGTATGGCAGCCTGTGGTGAAATCGGCGACCACACCGGCCTGTTCCAACCAGCACACGGGTCTGCGCCGGACATCATGGGACAGGATAAAGCCAATCCGCTAGCCGCAATTCTTAGCGGAGCAATGATGTTGGACTACCTTTCAGATAAGAGCGGCGACAAAAAGCTGGAGGCAGCGGCAGAACTTATTGAACGCGCGGTGGATGCGGGGTTTGGGGAAAACGCTCTGCGTCCGATGGAGTTCGGCGGTGATATGGGCACGGAGGCAGTGACCGCCGAACTCTTGCGCCGCGTGGAGGCAGGCTGA